In Pseudomonas fluorescens NCIMB 11764, a single window of DNA contains:
- a CDS encoding MarC family protein, giving the protein MLHVLFSVYLKMLVLYSPFFVLSCFISLTRGYSRKEQRRLAWKVATATLVSSVLLYLFGRVIFNVFGITVDAFRIGAGSVLFISALGMAQGKSAVQTDNVQQDVTIVPLTIPLTVGPGTIGALLVMGVSQPHWDDKLTAILSIALASFTVGVVLYLSNRIERILGDQGLQIVSRLMGLFVCALAAQIIFTGVKGYLVP; this is encoded by the coding sequence ATGCTCCATGTGTTGTTCAGCGTTTACCTGAAGATGCTGGTGCTCTATAGCCCGTTCTTCGTGTTGTCCTGCTTCATCAGCCTGACCCGCGGTTATTCACGCAAGGAGCAACGTCGGCTGGCGTGGAAAGTGGCAACGGCCACGCTGGTGTCCAGCGTCTTGCTGTACCTGTTCGGGCGGGTCATTTTCAATGTGTTTGGCATCACCGTGGACGCGTTCCGCATCGGCGCCGGCAGCGTGCTGTTTATCTCGGCGTTGGGCATGGCCCAAGGCAAGTCCGCGGTCCAGACCGACAATGTGCAGCAGGACGTCACCATCGTGCCGCTGACCATCCCCCTGACCGTCGGCCCCGGCACCATCGGTGCGTTGCTGGTGATGGGGGTGAGCCAGCCGCACTGGGACGACAAACTCACCGCCATCCTCAGCATCGCCCTGGCCAGTTTCACGGTGGGTGTGGTGCTTTATCTGTCGAACCGCATCGAGCGGATACTGGGTGACCAAGGTTTGCAGATTGTCAGTCGGTTGATGGGGTTGTTTGTGTGCGCACTGGCTGCACAGATCATTTTCACAGGGGTGAAGGGTTACCTGGTGCCCTGA
- a CDS encoding precorrin-2 C(20)-methyltransferase, which produces MQQPGRLIGLGVGPGDPELITVKALRLLRESPVVAYFVAKGKKGNAFGIIEAHLQDAQTLLPLVYPVTTEALPAPLSYEQVISDFYDAAGEELAAHLDAGRDVAVICEGDPFFYGSYMYLHDRLAERYEAEVVPGVCSMLGGASVLGAPLVYRNQSLSVLSGVLPHDDLKRRLADADAAVIMKLGRNFPKVRQVLEELGLAERALYVERATMANQKIVPLDQVEPMSSPYFSLIIVPGERWQG; this is translated from the coding sequence ATGCAGCAACCTGGACGTTTGATCGGCCTTGGCGTCGGCCCCGGTGATCCAGAACTGATTACCGTCAAGGCTCTGCGCCTGCTGCGCGAATCGCCGGTGGTGGCGTACTTCGTTGCCAAGGGGAAGAAGGGCAATGCCTTCGGCATCATCGAAGCGCATTTGCAGGATGCACAAACCTTGCTGCCGCTGGTGTATCCCGTGACGACCGAAGCATTACCGGCACCGCTGTCCTATGAACAGGTGATCAGTGATTTCTACGATGCGGCCGGCGAAGAACTCGCCGCTCATCTCGATGCCGGACGTGACGTTGCAGTGATCTGCGAAGGTGATCCGTTCTTCTACGGTTCCTACATGTACCTGCACGATCGTCTGGCGGAACGTTATGAGGCTGAAGTCGTGCCAGGTGTCTGTTCGATGCTCGGCGGCGCTTCGGTCCTTGGTGCGCCACTGGTGTACCGCAATCAGAGCTTGTCGGTCCTGTCCGGCGTATTGCCTCATGACGATCTCAAGCGCCGGCTGGCTGATGCCGACGCGGCGGTGATCATGAAGCTGGGGCGTAACTTCCCCAAGGTCCGTCAGGTGCTCGAAGAGCTTGGTCTGGCAGAGCGCGCGCTTTACGTCGAACGCGCGACCATGGCCAATCAGAAGATTGTGCCGCTGGATCAGGTCGAGCCCATGTCCTCGCCGTACTTCTCGCTGATCATCGTTCCGGGTGAAAGGTGGCAAGGCTGA
- a CDS encoding precorrin-8X methylmutase codes for MLDYIRDGQEIYRNSFAIIRAEANLERIPADLEKLAVRVIHACGMVDAIDGLQFSDGAGKAGRDALAAGAPILCDARMVSEGVTRTRLPANNEVICTLRDESVPELARELGNTRSAAALELWRPHLEGSVVVIGNAPTALFYLLEMLDAGAPKPALILGFPVGFVGAAESKAALAADSRGVPFVIMQGRLGGSAMAAAAVNALATEIE; via the coding sequence ATGCTTGATTACATCCGCGACGGTCAGGAGATCTATCGCAACTCCTTCGCGATCATTCGCGCCGAGGCCAACCTCGAACGAATCCCGGCCGATCTGGAAAAACTCGCGGTACGGGTGATTCACGCCTGCGGCATGGTCGATGCGATTGACGGTCTGCAATTCTCCGACGGCGCGGGCAAGGCCGGGCGCGATGCGCTGGCCGCCGGCGCGCCGATTCTGTGTGATGCGCGGATGGTGTCCGAAGGCGTGACCCGCACACGCTTGCCGGCGAACAACGAAGTGATCTGCACCCTGCGCGATGAAAGCGTTCCGGAGCTGGCGCGCGAGCTGGGAAACACCCGTTCCGCCGCCGCGCTGGAACTGTGGCGCCCGCACCTGGAGGGCAGTGTGGTAGTGATCGGCAATGCGCCAACCGCCTTGTTTTATCTGCTGGAAATGCTCGATGCCGGCGCGCCGAAACCGGCGCTGATTCTCGGCTTCCCGGTGGGCTTCGTCGGCGCCGCCGAATCCAAGGCAGCGCTCGCGGCGGACAGCCGTGGCGTGCCGTTTGTCATCATGCAAGGCCGGCTGGGCGGTAGCGCCATGGCCGCCGCCGCCGTCAATGCCCTCGCCACGGAGATCGAATAA
- a CDS encoding DUF2946 domain-containing protein encodes MRPLSARSSAPRRQPLSLTRGSWISLFAMLMIFIGPLISQSMPMDPRASALMEVSMNMSMDMPMEMPAMEHGDHGAQAAAEHCPPKTPHHAIWEKCGYCSLLFNCPALTGGQSFIAFDTPTATTFTKPATRLGHARQTFFPGARTRAPPIVT; translated from the coding sequence ATGCGCCCGCTTAGCGCCAGGTCATCTGCCCCCCGTCGTCAGCCATTGAGCCTGACCCGCGGTAGCTGGATCAGCCTGTTCGCCATGTTGATGATCTTCATCGGCCCGCTGATTTCTCAGTCGATGCCGATGGATCCGCGCGCCTCCGCCCTGATGGAAGTCTCCATGAACATGTCGATGGACATGCCCATGGAGATGCCGGCAATGGAGCACGGCGACCACGGCGCGCAAGCCGCCGCCGAGCACTGCCCACCCAAGACACCTCATCACGCCATCTGGGAAAAGTGCGGCTATTGCAGCCTGCTGTTCAATTGCCCGGCACTGACGGGTGGCCAGTCCTTCATCGCATTCGATACACCAACAGCCACTACCTTCACCAAACCCGCCACTCGCCTGGGCCACGCCCGGCAGACCTTCTTCCCCGGCGCCC
- a CDS encoding bifunctional cobalt-precorrin-7 (C(5))-methyltransferase/cobalt-precorrin-6B (C(15))-methyltransferase: MARWLTVTGIGEEGFKGLGKNARHALLAASKIFGSQRQLDLLPACIRGERRVWPSPFSLDGLLALRGDPVCVLASGDPMFFGVGATLARQLPGDEMLILPAPSSCSLAAARMGWPLQEVVTLSVVARPIAALNAQLFSGVRLLVLSNDGQSPAAIAALLRERGFGPSRLTVLEHLGSDVERRIDGVARDWADPVIADLNLIAIECIAEPDAPRLSRLAGLPDSAFKHDGQLTKRDVRAITLARLAPVPGELLWDVGAGSGSIGIEWMRAHPSCRALAIEADEGRQLLIEQNRDALGVPGLQLVRGSAPQALAGLERPDAIFIGGGVTREGVLDTCWTQLKPGGRLIANAVTLQSEMTLMAWRERHGGELTRIHIAQAQPLGEFDTWRQALPITLLDVVKPFDA; this comes from the coding sequence ATGGCACGCTGGCTGACCGTGACAGGCATTGGTGAGGAGGGCTTCAAAGGTCTGGGCAAAAATGCCCGGCATGCGCTGTTGGCCGCGTCGAAGATCTTTGGCAGCCAACGACAATTGGATCTGCTCCCGGCGTGTATCCGCGGCGAACGCCGAGTGTGGCCGAGTCCATTCTCCCTCGATGGGTTGCTGGCCCTGCGGGGCGATCCGGTCTGCGTGCTCGCCAGCGGAGATCCAATGTTCTTCGGTGTCGGCGCCACCCTCGCTCGACAACTGCCCGGCGATGAAATGCTGATCCTGCCGGCGCCCTCCTCCTGCTCGCTGGCCGCGGCGCGAATGGGCTGGCCGTTGCAGGAGGTGGTCACGCTGTCCGTCGTCGCCCGCCCGATCGCGGCGCTCAACGCGCAGTTGTTCAGCGGTGTTCGCCTGCTGGTACTCAGTAACGACGGTCAAAGCCCTGCGGCGATTGCTGCACTGCTGCGCGAGCGCGGATTCGGGCCAAGTCGCCTGACCGTACTGGAACATTTGGGCAGCGATGTCGAGCGACGCATCGACGGCGTCGCCCGCGATTGGGCCGACCCGGTGATCGCCGATCTGAATCTGATCGCCATCGAATGCATCGCTGAACCCGATGCGCCGCGCCTGTCGCGACTGGCCGGCTTGCCGGATTCAGCCTTTAAGCACGACGGCCAACTGACCAAACGCGACGTGCGCGCAATCACCCTCGCTCGCCTGGCCCCGGTGCCCGGTGAACTGCTGTGGGACGTCGGCGCCGGCAGCGGCTCGATCGGCATCGAATGGATGCGTGCCCACCCGAGTTGCCGGGCGCTGGCCATCGAGGCCGATGAAGGACGGCAACTGTTGATCGAGCAAAATCGCGACGCGCTTGGCGTGCCCGGCCTGCAACTGGTTCGCGGCAGTGCACCGCAAGCGCTCGCCGGACTGGAACGCCCGGATGCGATTTTCATTGGTGGCGGCGTCACTCGCGAGGGTGTGCTGGACACCTGCTGGACTCAGTTGAAACCCGGTGGTCGCCTGATCGCCAACGCCGTCACGCTGCAAAGTGAAATGACCCTGATGGCTTGGCGCGAGCGGCATGGCGGCGAACTGACGCGCATCCACATCGCTCAGGCGCAGCCGCTGGGCGAATTCGACACTTGGCGCCAGGCGCTGCCGATTACCTTGCTGGACGTGGTCAAACCTTTCGATGCGTGA
- the cobG gene encoding precorrin-3B synthase, with the protein MNKHSAPIALRPSACPGLLRIVQARDGGICRIKLAGGVVSTAQACAIADGAQRYGSSVIEATNRANVQIRGIAHEQAALIEGLLAAGLGPSNAAGDDVRNLMLSPSAGIDRQMLFDTRDLARQILATLQEHEPFHDLSAKFAVQLDGGEGLAMLEHPHDLWLSAVEREGERRLAFGLAGCLSDGPVGSVPLEEGHALVVAVLELFLELAQPDQTRMRHLLSEMTTCGFLARLAERVPFKPVTAWQRSLTSNVLHIGAHPQAQAGHVYVGAVPPLGRLDCAMLRGAAQLAQEYGDATLRFTPWQSLLLPNVRDENADEVIRRLHRLGLLCDADQSLSRLIACTGSSGCGKGLADTKGDALQLAALLQRHGQVLNVHLSGCSRSCAAAHVAPITLLAISPGHYDLYFREGGQPGFGALHARNLTIEAVAALLDARSRSPFDA; encoded by the coding sequence TTGAACAAACACTCTGCGCCCATCGCTTTACGCCCCTCGGCTTGTCCGGGGCTGCTGCGTATCGTTCAGGCCAGGGATGGGGGTATCTGCCGAATAAAGCTCGCCGGTGGTGTGGTGAGTACTGCGCAGGCCTGCGCCATTGCCGATGGCGCACAGCGTTACGGCAGCTCAGTGATCGAGGCGACTAATCGGGCCAACGTGCAGATTCGTGGCATCGCACATGAGCAGGCCGCGCTGATTGAAGGTCTGCTCGCCGCGGGCCTCGGCCCTTCGAATGCGGCCGGCGACGATGTACGCAATCTGATGCTGAGCCCGAGCGCAGGCATCGACCGGCAGATGCTGTTCGACACCCGCGACCTGGCCCGGCAGATCCTCGCTACCCTGCAAGAGCACGAACCTTTCCACGACCTCAGCGCCAAATTCGCCGTGCAGCTGGATGGGGGCGAGGGCCTGGCGATGCTCGAACACCCTCATGATCTGTGGTTGTCCGCTGTCGAGCGGGAGGGCGAGCGGCGCTTGGCTTTCGGTTTGGCCGGGTGTCTCTCCGACGGGCCGGTTGGTTCGGTGCCGCTGGAAGAGGGTCATGCGCTGGTGGTCGCCGTGCTTGAGTTGTTCCTGGAGCTGGCCCAGCCCGATCAAACGCGAATGCGCCATTTGCTGAGCGAAATGACGACCTGCGGGTTTCTCGCCCGGCTGGCCGAGCGTGTGCCATTCAAGCCCGTTACAGCCTGGCAGCGTTCATTGACTTCAAACGTTCTGCACATTGGCGCCCATCCGCAGGCGCAAGCCGGTCATGTCTATGTCGGCGCCGTACCGCCGCTGGGGCGGCTCGATTGCGCGATGCTTCGGGGGGCTGCTCAGCTGGCGCAGGAATACGGCGACGCAACGCTGCGGTTCACCCCGTGGCAAAGCCTGCTGTTGCCGAACGTCCGCGACGAAAACGCCGATGAAGTCATCCGGCGTCTGCATCGGTTGGGCCTGCTGTGCGACGCCGATCAGTCCTTGTCGCGGTTGATCGCCTGTACCGGTTCCAGTGGCTGCGGCAAAGGCCTGGCCGACACCAAGGGCGACGCTCTGCAACTGGCCGCGCTGTTGCAGCGTCATGGCCAGGTATTGAACGTGCATCTGTCCGGCTGCTCACGTTCCTGCGCCGCCGCGCATGTTGCACCCATCACTTTACTGGCGATCAGCCCCGGTCATTACGACCTCTATTTTCGCGAAGGGGGGCAGCCAGGTTTCGGCGCCCTGCACGCACGCAACCTTACTATTGAAGCGGTCGCAGCCCTGCTCGACGCCCGCTCACGGAGCCCCTTTGATGCTTGA
- a CDS encoding copper chaperone PCu(A)C, which translates to MLNKLIVLAALLLPACFANAHEYKAGELEIAHPWSQELPPNAPTVAAYFVIQNHGKTADKLLSVDSPIAGIAQLHEHVMQNDLMKMQQVPVVEIPAGGSVTFAPMAYHVMLLELKDRSLLSDGKRFRLTMHFEKSGDVTVEVAVQKTAPNGVQVHAHTP; encoded by the coding sequence ATGTTGAACAAACTCATCGTTCTGGCTGCGTTGCTGCTGCCTGCCTGCTTTGCCAATGCCCATGAATACAAGGCGGGCGAACTGGAGATCGCTCATCCATGGTCGCAAGAGTTACCGCCTAACGCGCCGACCGTTGCGGCTTATTTCGTGATTCAAAACCACGGTAAAACCGCAGACAAACTGCTCAGCGTCGACTCGCCGATTGCAGGTATCGCTCAACTGCACGAGCACGTGATGCAAAACGATCTGATGAAAATGCAGCAAGTGCCGGTCGTCGAAATCCCGGCGGGCGGGAGCGTTACGTTTGCGCCGATGGCGTATCACGTGATGCTGCTGGAACTCAAAGACCGCAGCCTGCTGAGCGACGGAAAACGGTTCCGGCTGACGATGCATTTCGAGAAATCCGGTGATGTGACGGTCGAAGTCGCAGTGCAGAAAACCGCGCCGAACGGCGTGCAAGTGCACGCGCACACCCCGTAA
- a CDS encoding cobalt-precorrin-5B (C(1))-methyltransferase, producing MRDETAEQPAPLRSGLTTGSCATATSLAAARLLLGGEPADAVDIVLPKGKQVQMRLEFCRLVDDGAEAGTIKDAGDDPDVTHGALLFSQVRLNAEPGIRFSAGQGVGTVTRPGLVLAVGEPAINPVPRKMITDHLTLLAEELGYHGGFEVTVNVEGGEALALKTMNPRLGILGGLSILGTSGIVRPFSCAAYIASIHQGIDVAKTNGYLHIAACTGNASEDTMRRVYDLPEIALIEMGDFVGAVLKHLRKVPVDKLSICGGFGKISKLAAGHMDLHSRHSSIDLPQLAEWAAAVGANEALQQAIREANTSQQALAMASAAGIALGDAVCGHALAFARSVVPAQVQVEVFAIDRQGGIVGHVGAFQ from the coding sequence ATGCGTGACGAAACTGCCGAACAACCCGCACCGCTGCGCAGCGGCCTCACGACGGGCAGTTGCGCCACCGCGACCAGCCTCGCGGCCGCTCGCCTGCTACTCGGCGGCGAGCCCGCGGATGCAGTGGACATCGTCCTGCCCAAAGGCAAGCAGGTGCAGATGCGTCTGGAGTTCTGTCGGCTTGTGGATGACGGCGCCGAGGCCGGCACGATCAAGGATGCCGGCGACGATCCGGACGTGACCCACGGCGCACTGCTGTTTTCCCAAGTGCGATTGAACGCCGAACCAGGCATTCGATTCAGTGCTGGCCAAGGGGTGGGCACGGTCACCCGGCCAGGATTGGTGTTGGCTGTCGGCGAACCGGCGATCAACCCGGTCCCGCGCAAAATGATCACCGACCACTTGACCTTGCTTGCCGAGGAACTGGGCTATCACGGCGGTTTCGAGGTCACGGTGAACGTCGAGGGCGGCGAGGCGCTGGCATTGAAAACCATGAATCCACGACTGGGCATTCTCGGTGGCTTGTCGATCCTGGGCACCAGCGGCATCGTCCGGCCGTTTTCCTGCGCGGCGTACATTGCCTCGATCCATCAAGGCATCGACGTGGCGAAAACCAACGGTTACCTGCACATCGCCGCATGCACCGGCAATGCCAGCGAAGACACCATGCGCCGCGTCTACGACTTGCCTGAAATCGCCCTGATCGAAATGGGCGACTTCGTCGGCGCCGTGCTCAAGCACCTGCGCAAAGTGCCTGTGGATAAACTCAGCATTTGTGGCGGTTTCGGCAAGATCAGCAAACTGGCGGCCGGGCACATGGATCTGCACAGCCGGCATTCGAGTATCGACCTGCCGCAACTGGCCGAATGGGCCGCGGCGGTCGGCGCGAATGAAGCGTTGCAGCAAGCGATCCGCGAAGCCAACACCAGCCAACAGGCGTTGGCCATGGCCAGCGCGGCCGGCATCGCGCTTGGCGATGCGGTGTGCGGACACGCGCTGGCGTTTGCGCGCAGTGTGGTGCCGGCGCAGGTTCAGGTCGAAGTGTTTGCCATCGATCGCCAGGGCGGCATCGTCGGCCATGTGGGAGCTTTTCAATGA
- the cobJ gene encoding precorrin-3B C(17)-methyltransferase → MTRPAPAIVILGNGSLATARNIQKLYPDAVIHGLADRVEGADRAYHEFGATLRELYQQDTPIIALCAAGIVIRTLAPLLLEKGAEPPVLAVAEDGSAVVPLLGGLGGVNVLAREIAAALNVAAAITTSGELRFGTCLLNPPNGYALGDLELGKRFVSDLLAGETVRIEGEAPWLAQAQLPENPQARLAVHVGHAERTPAANELLIYPRNVLVAISAGVANVPNAVRDALHQTKIAVQSVACLLAADSEMSSAALHEAALELGVPLRFASATGAVSELARNAITPPVLIFGNDAIAIAVAEQPLDPLSIGRPRGRLAVIGLGPGAAELMVPAVKAELARANDVLGYETYVRMAGPFRADQVLHCTDNREEMQRARHAFELAAQGRSVVVVSSGDPGVFAMAAAVLEALHESSDANWHNVDLEILPGVSASLATAAQAGAPLGHDFCVLSLSDNLKPWDIIEKRLDLASQADLALAFYNPISRSRPWQLGRALEIVARHRTPQTPVVLGRDIGRPGQTLRVTTLGQLTPDQVDMRTMVLVGSSTTCVFSRAGGGDWVYTPRWYGEKPSS, encoded by the coding sequence ATGACTCGTCCAGCTCCGGCGATTGTCATCCTCGGCAATGGCAGCCTTGCGACCGCGCGCAATATTCAAAAACTGTACCCCGACGCCGTGATCCATGGCCTGGCCGATCGGGTTGAAGGCGCGGACCGTGCCTATCACGAATTCGGCGCAACCCTGCGCGAACTTTATCAGCAGGACACGCCGATCATTGCCCTGTGCGCGGCCGGTATCGTGATCCGCACACTGGCGCCGTTGCTGCTGGAAAAAGGCGCCGAGCCGCCGGTGCTGGCCGTTGCCGAAGATGGCAGCGCGGTGGTGCCGCTGCTGGGCGGTCTGGGCGGCGTGAACGTGCTGGCGCGGGAAATCGCGGCCGCGCTGAACGTGGCGGCGGCGATCACCACCAGTGGCGAGTTGCGATTCGGCACGTGCCTGCTCAATCCACCCAACGGATATGCCCTCGGCGACCTGGAACTGGGCAAGCGCTTTGTGTCCGATTTGCTGGCCGGTGAAACCGTGCGCATCGAGGGTGAAGCGCCGTGGTTGGCGCAGGCGCAGTTACCTGAAAACCCGCAAGCGCGACTGGCAGTTCACGTGGGGCATGCCGAGCGTACGCCGGCGGCGAACGAACTTTTGATTTATCCGCGCAACGTGTTGGTGGCCATCAGTGCCGGCGTGGCCAATGTGCCCAATGCCGTTCGCGATGCTTTGCACCAGACAAAAATCGCCGTGCAGTCGGTGGCGTGTCTGTTGGCTGCAGACAGTGAAATGTCGAGCGCTGCATTGCATGAAGCGGCGCTTGAACTGGGTGTGCCATTGCGCTTTGCCTCGGCGACGGGTGCGGTCAGTGAGCTGGCACGCAACGCCATCACCCCGCCTGTTTTGATCTTCGGCAATGACGCCATTGCCATCGCGGTGGCCGAGCAGCCTCTGGACCCGTTATCGATCGGCCGTCCCCGGGGGCGTCTGGCGGTGATCGGTCTTGGCCCCGGCGCAGCCGAGTTGATGGTGCCCGCGGTCAAGGCTGAACTGGCGCGCGCCAACGATGTGCTGGGCTACGAAACCTATGTGCGCATGGCTGGCCCGTTCCGCGCCGATCAAGTGCTGCATTGCACTGACAACCGCGAAGAGATGCAGCGTGCGCGTCACGCGTTCGAGCTGGCGGCGCAAGGGCGTTCCGTGGTCGTGGTTTCGTCGGGTGATCCGGGTGTGTTCGCCATGGCGGCGGCGGTGCTCGAAGCCCTGCACGAATCCAGTGATGCGAACTGGCACAACGTCGATCTGGAAATCCTTCCCGGTGTTTCCGCATCACTGGCCACCGCTGCTCAGGCGGGTGCGCCGTTGGGGCATGACTTCTGTGTGTTGTCGCTGTCGGATAACCTCAAGCCTTGGGACATTATCGAGAAACGTCTCGATCTGGCGTCGCAGGCTGATCTGGCGCTGGCGTTCTACAACCCGATCTCACGCTCCCGTCCCTGGCAGCTTGGCCGGGCGCTGGAAATCGTCGCTCGACACCGTACGCCTCAGACGCCAGTTGTTTTGGGGCGCGACATCGGCCGCCCGGGTCAGACGTTGCGAGTAACAACCCTTGGCCAGTTGACCCCGGACCAGGTGGATATGCGCACCATGGTGCTGGTGGGATCGTCCACGACCTGCGTATTTTCGCGGGCAGGTGGCGGTGATTGGGTATACACCCCTCGCTGGTACGGAGAAAAACCCTCTTCCTGA
- a CDS encoding cobalt-precorrin-6A reductase, whose protein sequence is MKRILLLGGVTEALAIARTLGPEHIYSLAGVGRVPTDLNCQVRVGGYGGAEGLAQFIRDEGIDLLLDATHPYAAQISQNAATAAQRAGIPCWALRRPAWQPQAGDDWREVSDWAGLIEALKPFRRPLFTLGREPLQHLHEIPPEQFWTLRALDVYPGNERCEVIGARGPFLIDDERELFERRQIDVLISKNSGSTATEPKLDVARERGVPVLVLKRPVLAGVDREFGSVSEVLAALTDA, encoded by the coding sequence ATGAAACGCATTTTGCTGCTCGGCGGTGTGACGGAAGCATTGGCAATCGCCCGTACGCTAGGCCCGGAACACATCTACAGCCTTGCCGGCGTCGGTCGAGTGCCGACCGATCTGAATTGCCAGGTGCGCGTCGGAGGCTATGGCGGTGCCGAGGGTCTGGCGCAGTTCATCCGCGATGAAGGGATTGACCTGCTGCTGGACGCGACTCATCCCTATGCTGCACAAATCAGCCAGAACGCTGCGACTGCCGCGCAACGGGCCGGTATTCCCTGCTGGGCACTCAGGCGTCCGGCCTGGCAGCCGCAAGCCGGGGATGACTGGCGCGAAGTCAGCGACTGGGCCGGGTTGATCGAAGCGCTGAAACCGTTCCGCCGACCGCTGTTCACCCTTGGCCGTGAACCCTTGCAACACCTGCACGAAATCCCGCCGGAGCAATTCTGGACGTTGCGCGCACTGGATGTTTATCCCGGCAACGAACGCTGCGAAGTGATTGGCGCCCGCGGGCCATTTCTGATTGACGATGAACGTGAGCTGTTCGAGCGCCGGCAGATTGATGTGCTGATCAGCAAGAACAGCGGCAGCACTGCCACCGAGCCGAAACTGGACGTGGCGCGGGAACGGGGGGTGCCGGTGCTGGTGTTGAAGCGGCCGGTGTTGGCGGGGGTGGATCGGGAGTTCGGGTCGGTGAGTGAAGTCCTGGCCGCACTGACGGACGCCTAA
- a CDS encoding DUF2946 domain-containing protein encodes MSRQRLAIAWIACFAVLFNMLAMPMTGAMAQTAKSPAEQLLWGSFCSSTGTKMVAISLGTLEQKAPQNDDHSSMQHCWCCSGSAPLVALPGHVPQLYFARFEANRSLPAASLDTPTPRQQWPNLNPRASPLV; translated from the coding sequence ATGTCCCGACAACGGCTCGCAATTGCCTGGATAGCCTGCTTCGCAGTGCTGTTCAACATGCTCGCCATGCCGATGACCGGAGCGATGGCGCAGACGGCGAAATCGCCGGCCGAACAGCTGTTGTGGGGCAGTTTTTGCTCGTCCACCGGCACGAAGATGGTGGCGATTTCCCTGGGGACGCTTGAACAGAAAGCGCCGCAGAACGACGATCATTCCAGCATGCAGCATTGCTGGTGTTGCTCCGGCTCAGCGCCGTTGGTGGCACTGCCCGGGCATGTACCGCAGTTGTACTTCGCGCGTTTCGAGGCCAATCGAAGCCTGCCCGCTGCTTCTCTCGACACGCCCACTCCGCGCCAGCAATGGCCGAATCTCAACCCCCGCGCATCCCCTCTGGTGTGA